Proteins from one Haliaeetus albicilla chromosome 4, bHalAlb1.1, whole genome shotgun sequence genomic window:
- the STEAP3 gene encoding metalloreductase STEAP3 isoform X1, whose protein sequence is MSRGDMAKPLLGHRSMEGDPSITPAASRTIGVLGSGDFARSLAIRLVCSGFKVVVGSRNPKRKAGLFPSAAEVTFQAEAVKKTDVIFVAVFREHYSTLCDLADVLVGKILVDVSNNTKINHHKESNAEYLASLFPACTVVKGFNVVSAWTLQSGARDGNKQVLICSNNQEAKRTVAEIAQVMGFTPVDMGCMSSAREIENIPLHLLPAWKIPIFLALGLFLCFFTYNLIRQVIHPYIREQKNKLYKIPIEVVNTTLPCVAYVMLSLVYLPGVLAACSQLYYGTKYRRFPDWLDQWLQHRKQIGLLSFFCAALHAMYSLCLPMRRSHRYQLIETAVKQAVEKKMNIWVEEEVWRMEIYISVGIIALGLLSLLAITSLPSIANSLNWREFSFIQSTLGFIALVISTLHTLTYGWSRAFDENQYKFYLPPTYTLTLLVPCTVILAKVIFSLPCIQQRLLRIRRGWEKGRYVKFVLPSATAEYSSGETSSNV, encoded by the exons ATGTCCAGAGGAGACATGGCCAAACCCCTCCTGGGCCATCGGAGCATGGAGGGTGACCCCAGCATCACGCCTGCGGCCAGCCGCACCATCGGGGTGCTGGGGAGCGGGGACTTCGCGCGGTCGTTGGCCATCCGCCTGGTGTGCTCCGGGTTCAAGGTGGTGGTCGGCAGCCGCAACCCGAAGCGAAAAGCCGGCCTCTTCCCTTCCGCAGCAGAAGTCACCTTCCAGGCTGAGGCAGTGAAGAAGACAGATGTCATCTTTGTGGCGGTTTTCAGGGAACATTACTCCACCCTCTGTGACCTGGCTGACGTGCTGGTGGGCAAGATCCTGGTGGATGTTAGTAACAACACCAAGATCAACCATCACAAAGAATCCAACGCCGAGTACTTGGCTTCCCTCTTCCCAGCCTGCACCGTGGTCAAGGGTTTTAACGTGGTTTCTGCGTGGACGCTGCAGTCAGGTGCCAGGGATGGAAATAAGCAg GTTCTGATTTGCTCAAATAACCAAGAAGCCAAGCGCACAGTAGCAGAAATTGCTCAAGTCATGGGATTCACCCCTGTGGACATGGGCTGCATGTCGTCAGCCCGTGAGATCGAGAACATTCCCCTGCACCTCTTGCCAGCCTGGAAAATCCCCATCTTTTTGGCTCTGGGgctctttctttgcttcttcacTTACAACCTGATCCGGCAGGTCATCCACCCTTACATCAGGGAGCAGAAGAACAAGTTGTACAAGATCCCCATCGAGGTGGTCAACACGACGCTGCCTTGCGTGGCCTACGTCATGCTGTCTCTCGTCTACCTGCCCGGGGTGCTGGCAGCCTGCTCGCAGCTCTACTATGGCACCAAATACAGGCGCTTTCCAGATTGGCTCGaccagtggctccagcaccgAAAGCAGATTGGTCTCCTCAGCTTCTTCTGCGCGGCTTTGCACGCCATGTACAGCCTCTGTCTGCCCATGCGCCGCTCCCACCGCTACCAGTTAATCGAGACGGCCGTCAAGCAG GCTGTGGAGAAGAAGATGAATATCTGGGTAGAGGAGGAAGTCTGGAGGATGGAGATTTATATCTCTGTTGGAATAATTGCCCTGGGCTTGCTGTCGTTACTTGCCATCACTTCACTTCCATCCATCGCAAACTCTCTCAACTGGAGGGAATTCAGTTTCATTCAG TCCACCCTTGGATTTATTGCCTTGGTAATCAGCACTCTGCACACACTCACGTATGGATGGTCAAGGGCCTTCGATGAGAACCAGTACAAGTTCTACCTGCCTCCCACCTACACCCTCACGCTGCTCGTCCCATGTACTGTGATCCTAGCAAAAGTCATCTTCAGTTTGCCCTGCATCCAGCAAAGACTTCTCCGAATCAGGaggggctgggagaagggaagatACGTGAAGTTTGTCCTGCCCAGCGCAACGGCGGAATATTCAAGCGGGGAGACCTCTAGCAACGTCTAA
- the STEAP3 gene encoding metalloreductase STEAP3 isoform X2, whose product MSRGDMAKPLLGHRSMEGDPSITPAASRTIGVLGSGDFARSLAIRLVCSGFKVVVGSRNPKRKAGLFPSAAEVTFQAEAVKKTDVIFVAVFREHYSTLCDLADVLVGKILVDVSNNTKINHHKESNAEYLASLFPACTVVKGFNVVSAWTLQSGARDGNKQVLICSNNQEAKRTVAEIAQVMGFTPVDMGCMSSAREIENIPLHLLPAWKIPIFLALGLFLCFFTYNLIRQVIHPYIREQKNKLYKIPIEVVNTTLPCVAYVMLSLVYLPGVLAACSQLYYGTKYRRFPDWLDQWLQHRKQIGLLSFFCAALHAMYSLCLPMRRSHRYQLIETAVKQSTLGFIALVISTLHTLTYGWSRAFDENQYKFYLPPTYTLTLLVPCTVILAKVIFSLPCIQQRLLRIRRGWEKGRYVKFVLPSATAEYSSGETSSNV is encoded by the exons ATGTCCAGAGGAGACATGGCCAAACCCCTCCTGGGCCATCGGAGCATGGAGGGTGACCCCAGCATCACGCCTGCGGCCAGCCGCACCATCGGGGTGCTGGGGAGCGGGGACTTCGCGCGGTCGTTGGCCATCCGCCTGGTGTGCTCCGGGTTCAAGGTGGTGGTCGGCAGCCGCAACCCGAAGCGAAAAGCCGGCCTCTTCCCTTCCGCAGCAGAAGTCACCTTCCAGGCTGAGGCAGTGAAGAAGACAGATGTCATCTTTGTGGCGGTTTTCAGGGAACATTACTCCACCCTCTGTGACCTGGCTGACGTGCTGGTGGGCAAGATCCTGGTGGATGTTAGTAACAACACCAAGATCAACCATCACAAAGAATCCAACGCCGAGTACTTGGCTTCCCTCTTCCCAGCCTGCACCGTGGTCAAGGGTTTTAACGTGGTTTCTGCGTGGACGCTGCAGTCAGGTGCCAGGGATGGAAATAAGCAg GTTCTGATTTGCTCAAATAACCAAGAAGCCAAGCGCACAGTAGCAGAAATTGCTCAAGTCATGGGATTCACCCCTGTGGACATGGGCTGCATGTCGTCAGCCCGTGAGATCGAGAACATTCCCCTGCACCTCTTGCCAGCCTGGAAAATCCCCATCTTTTTGGCTCTGGGgctctttctttgcttcttcacTTACAACCTGATCCGGCAGGTCATCCACCCTTACATCAGGGAGCAGAAGAACAAGTTGTACAAGATCCCCATCGAGGTGGTCAACACGACGCTGCCTTGCGTGGCCTACGTCATGCTGTCTCTCGTCTACCTGCCCGGGGTGCTGGCAGCCTGCTCGCAGCTCTACTATGGCACCAAATACAGGCGCTTTCCAGATTGGCTCGaccagtggctccagcaccgAAAGCAGATTGGTCTCCTCAGCTTCTTCTGCGCGGCTTTGCACGCCATGTACAGCCTCTGTCTGCCCATGCGCCGCTCCCACCGCTACCAGTTAATCGAGACGGCCGTCAAGCAG TCCACCCTTGGATTTATTGCCTTGGTAATCAGCACTCTGCACACACTCACGTATGGATGGTCAAGGGCCTTCGATGAGAACCAGTACAAGTTCTACCTGCCTCCCACCTACACCCTCACGCTGCTCGTCCCATGTACTGTGATCCTAGCAAAAGTCATCTTCAGTTTGCCCTGCATCCAGCAAAGACTTCTCCGAATCAGGaggggctgggagaagggaagatACGTGAAGTTTGTCCTGCCCAGCGCAACGGCGGAATATTCAAGCGGGGAGACCTCTAGCAACGTCTAA